DNA from Petropleomorpha daqingensis:
CCGGGCGCGCTCACCGACCGCACCGAGGACGCCGTCGCCGTCGCCCGTGCCATAGGCGACGACTCGTTCGGCATCCTCTACGACTTCTACCACTCGATCGCCCAGGGCGAGGACCCGGCGACCGAGCTGGCGAACGCGGCCGGCACCGTGAAGTACGTCCAGCTGGCCGACGCCCCCGGCCGTGGGGAGCCGGGCAGCGGCTCGGTCGACTGGACCGCCCAGCTGGCGACGCTGCGCGCCTCGGGCTACGACGGCCCGATCGGTCTCGAGTACTTCCCGACCGTGCCGTCCGAGCAGTCGGTGCAGCGCATCAAGGCCATCGCCGCCGAGGCGTGAGCGACAAGATCGACGTCCTCCTGGCGACCGGCCGGGTCACCGTCGAGCACGACAACGAGTTCCGCAGCTTCCGGCACCACACGACGCTGCTGACGACGTTGCTCGAGGCGACCGGCCGGTTCCGGGTGCGCGTCCTGGAGGAGTTCCGCGGCGTCGGCGACGAGTTGCTCGACCGGTTCGACGTCGTCCTGGTCATGTACGAGGGCCGCGACGACTACGTCTCGGTCGCCGAGGGCTTCGGTGACACCACGAACGCGGCCCTGTTCCGGTTCGTCCGGGACAAGGGCCGCGGGATGCTGTGGTTCCACGGGTCCGCCGTCCAGGAGCCCGAGTGGGGCTGGCCCGACGAGTTCGACCGGATGCGCGGGGCGACCATGAGCCGGACCCTCGGTCTGCGGCCGCGCCCACAGGCCGAGGTGACCGTCCGGACCCGGGCCGGGCACCCGATCAGCGACGGCGTCGTCCCCGAGTGGAACGTCGTCAACGACGACCTGCTCACCGGCGCCGCACTCGACCCGGGCGCGCAGGTGCTGCTGACCGTCTTCGACGACGTCGAGACCTACCAGCGGGCCGGCTGGCCGCTGGCGCACACCCCGGTCGAGATCCCGCCGGAGGGCCTCGAGGGGCTGCCCGGCATGAACACCGACCAGCCCCTCGCCTGGGCCAACGAGTGGGGCGCGGGCCGGTGCGTCACCCTCACGATCGGCCACGACTGGGACACCTTCCGGAAGATCCCGTTCATGACCCTGCTGTGCCGCGGCGTCGAGTGGGCCGCCACCGGCACGGTCACCCTCGGGCCGCCCGAGCGCACCGGCGAGGCGCGCTGGCGGGTGTGGCCCTACTACGCCGGCGATCCGTCCCGGTTCGACCGCCGCCCCCGCTGAGAGGAAGAACCATGCACGGGACCGACGAGACGGCCGGCATCGCCGGCACCGGGATCGAACTCGGCCTGACCCTCTACTCGCTGACCTCCGAGTGGGCCGCCGGGCAGTACACCTTCGACAGCCTGCTGGAGACGGTCGCCGAGCAGGGACTCGGTCCGGGCGTCGAGTTCAACATCGCGCAGATGCTGCGGACCTACCCGGACGTCGACGAGGAGTTCGTCCGCTGGTGGCACGGCGCGCTCGACCGGCTCGGGCTCGAGCCCAGCGCCTGCGGCACGAACCTCGACATGGGGCGGCGCAAGGACCGCGACATGACGCCGGACGAGGAGTACGAATTCCTCGCCGTGCAGCTGCGCACCGCGCACCGGCTCGGGTTCCACCGGGTGGTCATCCGCTCGGCGGGCAAGGAGCTGCTGCGCCGCCTGCTCCCGCTGGCCGAGCGGTACGACCAGCGTCTCGGCTACGAGCTGCACGCCCCCGCGGGCCCGAACGACCCGAAGATCCTCGCCATCCGCGAGATGTACGAGGAGCTGGGGTCCGACCGGCTCGGCTTCACCGCCGACTTCAGCTCCACGATGCACAGCCTGTCGCCGACTCTGTTCCGCACGCTGACCCAGATGGGCCTGCCCGAGGAGCACTTCGCCGTCATGCAGGAGATCTGGCGCAAGCCGGTCCCGATGCACGAGCGCAACGACGAGTTCGAGGACCACCTGCGCGCGCACGACTTCGACCCGGCACGGCTGGGCCCCTTCACCCGGCTCGCGTTCAACATGCACGGGCTGGTGCCGCCGGAAGAGTGGCTCGACATCATGCCGCGCACCTTCCACGTGCACGCCAAGTTCTTCGACATCGACGAGAACGGCGACGAGCCGGCGATGGACCTGCCGCGGATCGTCCGGCAGTTCGTCGAGGGGGGCTACACCGGCTACCTGTCCAGCGAGTGGGAGGGGCACGCCTTCGCCGACCTGGGGGAGGCCGATCCGGTCGCCCTCGTGGCAGCCCAGCACCGCCTGATGCGCCGAGCGATCGAATCGGCCGTCACCGCGACCCCGACCAGCTGAGGAGCCCCATGGCCACGCACAACTCGCTGTTCCGCGAGACCGACGTCCACCGGCACCCCGACGGCCTGAGCGTGTCCGTCCAGCTGCCCTGGTACCGCAGCCTGTGGCTCTCGGCGGTGGACGACGTGACGGCGACCGTCGACGGCGTCGAGATCCCGCGCGAGCAGCTCCGGTTCGAGCTCCAGGGCCGCAGCTACCGCATCGAGGAGCTCCCCGAGCAGTGGGACACCCTCTGGTTCCTCGCCGACCGCCCCGACGTCGTGATCTCCCTCGACCGGGTGCCCGAGGCGGGCCAGCAGATCGCTGTCGAGGTCGTCCTCACGCTGCGGCTGCTCTACATGCAGATCGCGCCGCAGCGGTACGTCGGCAACCGGGTCCAGGTGCGACGCGACGTCGTCCTCGCCTGACGTCGACCGCCGCCGACCGCCACCCCCCGCTGACGCCGCGCTTTATCGCGATAAAGCGCGAAAGCCCGCTCTTCTCACGCATCGCCCGGGCCGGAGCGCCGGTGATGCGGGAGAAGAGCGGGCGATGCGCTCGCGGTCAGCGGGTCAGGCGAACGTGTCCTCGAACTCGCTGTAGGGCTGCGGGGGCTCGGGGAACAGCTGCTGCGCGGTGTCGATCGCGTACGGCTGGTGCGGCGTGACGCCGGGGCCGTCCACCGGCGGCAGGAAGACCGGCTTCCCGTCCTCCCCGAAGTAGGCCAGCGTCTTCTCGTACGTGGCCCGCTCGTGCGCGGCGAAGGAGATCCAGTCCTCGTCGAACGGCGCCCGCGCGACCTCGAAGCAGCGGAAGGTCAGGATCCGCCACTGCCCGTCCTGCTTGACGAAGTCCAGGCCGTACTTGCACCACACCCAGTGCGCCCAGACCTTGCGGCCGTCGACCTCGCGCGGCGCGAAGAAGATCGACGGGATGTTCTCGGCCTCGGCCGGGTCGGTGATGCCCGACTCGATGCCGGCCATCAACCACAGCCCCTTGGCGGTGGTGCCGTCGGCGGAGACCTCGATCACCGGCGTCGTCGTGTAGTGCAGGATCAGCTTGCCGATCGGGTGCGGCCGGCCCCGGTGGTAGGCCATGACGGCCTCCCAGTCGGTGTAGACGCCGGTGTCGTTGTACTGGGCGCGCACGCCCTCGGTGCCCTTGGCCACCCACAGCTCGTCGATGATCCGCTCGTCCTCGAACGCGTTGTGGTAGTGCATGTAGCGGGAGAACACGTTCTCCACGTCGCCACGGTCCTGCGCGCGGGTGGCGGCCAGCTCGGCGGCCGCCAGGCGCCCTTCCAGCGCGTCGATCCGCTGCTCGAGACTCGTCTCCGTCGTCGTCACTCGGTTTCTCCCTGCTTCCTCTGCTCGTACATCGAACGGACCATCGGTTCCAACGTGGTCGGCCACCAGTCGCCCTCGGGCGCGGGCTCGCCGAACCCCTCGGGCAGCTCGAGGGTGACCTTGCCCGTGGCCGCCCACTCGGCGCCGCGGGTGAACAGACCCTGGAAGGAGGAGTGGGAGACGGCCTCCGGGCCGTGCCCGATCCCGGTGGCGAACACCCGGCCCTCGCCGTAGCGGTTCGTCCAGACCAGGGGGTGCTCCTCCCCCATCCCGGGCAGCGCGTCCCACTGATCGGGCACCTGGGTGTAGCGCAGCGGGTTGTCCCAGCCGCGCACCAGCACCTCGACGTCGGCGTCGGGCGCCCACTGCAGGTTCACGTACAG
Protein-coding regions in this window:
- a CDS encoding nuclear transport factor 2 family protein, whose amino-acid sequence is MTTTETSLEQRIDALEGRLAAAELAATRAQDRGDVENVFSRYMHYHNAFEDERIIDELWVAKGTEGVRAQYNDTGVYTDWEAVMAYHRGRPHPIGKLILHYTTTPVIEVSADGTTAKGLWLMAGIESGITDPAEAENIPSIFFAPREVDGRKVWAHWVWCKYGLDFVKQDGQWRILTFRCFEVARAPFDEDWISFAAHERATYEKTLAYFGEDGKPVFLPPVDGPGVTPHQPYAIDTAQQLFPEPPQPYSEFEDTFA
- a CDS encoding C-glycoside deglycosidase beta subunit domain-containing protein, producing MATHNSLFRETDVHRHPDGLSVSVQLPWYRSLWLSAVDDVTATVDGVEIPREQLRFELQGRSYRIEELPEQWDTLWFLADRPDVVISLDRVPEAGQQIAVEVVLTLRLLYMQIAPQRYVGNRVQVRRDVVLA
- a CDS encoding sugar phosphate isomerase/epimerase family protein, which translates into the protein MHGTDETAGIAGTGIELGLTLYSLTSEWAAGQYTFDSLLETVAEQGLGPGVEFNIAQMLRTYPDVDEEFVRWWHGALDRLGLEPSACGTNLDMGRRKDRDMTPDEEYEFLAVQLRTAHRLGFHRVVIRSAGKELLRRLLPLAERYDQRLGYELHAPAGPNDPKILAIREMYEELGSDRLGFTADFSSTMHSLSPTLFRTLTQMGLPEEHFAVMQEIWRKPVPMHERNDEFEDHLRAHDFDPARLGPFTRLAFNMHGLVPPEEWLDIMPRTFHVHAKFFDIDENGDEPAMDLPRIVRQFVEGGYTGYLSSEWEGHAFADLGEADPVALVAAQHRLMRRAIESAVTATPTS
- a CDS encoding ThuA domain-containing protein, producing MSDKIDVLLATGRVTVEHDNEFRSFRHHTTLLTTLLEATGRFRVRVLEEFRGVGDELLDRFDVVLVMYEGRDDYVSVAEGFGDTTNAALFRFVRDKGRGMLWFHGSAVQEPEWGWPDEFDRMRGATMSRTLGLRPRPQAEVTVRTRAGHPISDGVVPEWNVVNDDLLTGAALDPGAQVLLTVFDDVETYQRAGWPLAHTPVEIPPEGLEGLPGMNTDQPLAWANEWGAGRCVTLTIGHDWDTFRKIPFMTLLCRGVEWAATGTVTLGPPERTGEARWRVWPYYAGDPSRFDRRPR